TATTACATTTGCAACTTTTGTTATATCAATATTCAAAATATTCCTTTAAATTAAATCTAATGAGTCTTCATTAAATTTATATGTTTTGTGGGCAACCTTTGTCAAAATCTTTTTTTCTGCTAATTCTTTAAATAGTTTAATTAACGTAGGTTTAGAGATGGAAATTTTATCCATAATATCTGAATATGAGGTTACAAGTTCATCATTACTGTCTAAATTTGAAATAATACATTTTATAACTTCAACTTGTTTACTATCTGTAACTGCCGATATTGTCTTGATTACATTAATATTTTTTTGCATTTCGTGAGATTGTACAATTGGAAATAAAATATCATGTAAGGTATTTAGTAACTCTTTTATATTTATTGGTTTTACAATATAATTTTCAACTTTTAATTTTATAGCGTCTAAAAGGTATTTTGTATCTGTATGGGCGGTTGTTAATATAATTGGTATATTTACATCTTTTTGTTTTATATCTCTTAAAAAGTCAATTCCGTTTTCATTTTCTAATAAAATATCTGAAATTATAACATCAACTTTTTTACTTTCTAAAACTTCAAGTGCTTCTTTTGATGTATTTACTGCATAAACATTTGCAACAAAATCATCTAAAATATCTTTCGTATGTGTTAAAAGAGATTTATCATCTTCTAAATACAGTATATTGAATGTTGACAAGATATTGAGGTTTCTTTCTTTAGTCATCACTTTGTCCTTCATTTTTATTATCTAATGGAATGTCCACAATAAAAAGTGCTCCATATTCTAGGTTTTCACTATTTATTTTATTGTAAACATTCTTACATTTTATATTACCATTCATATGCTTTTCAATAATTTGTTTAGACATATAAAGTCCAATACCTGTTCCAGCACTTTTATATTTGGTTGTATAGTATGGTTCAAAGATGTGTGGAAGGATTTTTTCTTCTACTCCACCACCATTGTCATATATAAGAATTCTAGCTTTTTGCCTATACTCTTTAACCACAATTTTTATAGCTCTTTCTTTATCTAAATTTTTTAAGGCATCTTTAGAATTTGAAATCATATTTAAAACTACATGGGATAATTCATTATAGTATCCATAAATATTTAAATCATTCATAATGATAATATTTAGTTTGATATTCTCTTTTTCTAGTATATATTTAGATAAATCAGCTGCATGTAAAACACAATCTTTTACTGAAAATTTTACTTTAGCCTTGTTTGGACTAAAGAAATTTTGAAAATCATCTAGGGTATTTGACATATTTTCTGCTAGTAATACTGCATCTTTAGTTTTTTGTTCAACAAACTCAAAAGAGAGTTTTCCAAATTCCATTTTTGTTTGAAATGATTGAATAATCATCATTAAAGAACCCAATGGTTGTCTCCATTGGTGAGCAATATTTCCCAACATTTCACCTAAACTTGCTAGTTTTGATTGTTGGAACATAATTAAATCTTTTTTCCTAGAGTTTGCAACTTCTTTTTTTATTTTAATTTCAAGGTAATCATTTAGTTCTTGTAACTCTTTTGTCTTTTCACTTACTGCATCTTCAAGATTAAAGTGTAATTTTCTAAAGTTATTGATTAGTAAAACTGATAAAATTACTGAAAATAAAAATACTGAAACAATAGAGTAGATTAAAATAGTGGTTAAAAGATTAAAGGTTTTTTGAGTTTCCCTTTTTTCTGTTACAGCAAGATTTAAATCATAGTTTGTAAGGTTTGTAATATACACATTTACTGAATTTATTTCAAAATAGAGTTTATCAATAAAAAATATAGCCTCAACAAAGTTATTCCTTTGAAGAAGTTGAACTATTTTATTGATATCTTTATGTAAATCTGAGATTTTCTCATTTATATTCAAAATTAAATTACTTTGTAAAATCTTTTCATTATCCTCTTCTTTATTAATCTCAAAAAAATCATTAATAAAATTTGTAATAAAAGATTTCTCATATTTTTTATCAATAGTAGCATTTTTATAGTTTTTCCAACTTTTATTAATAAGTTGTTGTGCTAATGAGATAATATCTTTTGCTTGGTCTATGGTAATGTTTTTTTGTTGAATTTCATAAAAGGTATCATAGATATTGATTTTATATATATCTTTTATATTCTCTAATTCAATGATAGGTTTTGTTCTTTTTTCAAATAGAGTGTCAAAATCATTTTTCATTGAATAAACTGATATCTGAGATAATGCAATAATAGAAATCATACCACCTGTGATAATAAATAAAAGAACAGAACTTTTATAACTAAATGATAAATTGTCAAAATAGTGTAGTAGTTTTTTAATCATCTTTATTTATCTCTTTAAAGGTTGATTCTTCATATTTAAATAAATAGACTTTATTTGATAGTTGATCTTTTTTATGTTCAAGTTTAATACCTCTTAATATCTCTTTAGGAAGTCTATTCCATTCTTTTAAGAAAGCATTTTTACTTAAAGGACCTTTTATATTCTTAATTGATTCAACAACACTTTTTGCAACAAGGAAGGCTTCTAGTGAGATAAAGCCTAATGATTCTTTAGGATAATATCTTCTCATCATATATTTATATTCTCTAATTATTTCAATTCTATAGTTATCAAAACTAGGAACTACTTGAGAGAAGATTATATTCTGTGTTTCATAGTTTAGTTCTTTTACAATCGCACTAGCATCACCAAATGAAATAATACAAAAAATTGAATCTTTTAATACAGGGTCCATTTTTGCTTTTTTTATAAACAATGCATTTGCTTGATAAGCTCCAACCATAATAATAGCTTCCGGTTTTGAATCTCTAATTTCACTAAAAGCATGTTTTATAGATAAGGTATTTCTTTTATACATACCCTCACCATTTAAAGCCAAATCTCTACTTCTAAGAGATTTTATAGTTGAAACAAATCCCTCTTCACCATAATCATCATTTTGATAAAAAACAGCAAATTTTTTTATCTTTTTTTTAGTGTTTAGATACTCAATTATTTTATCAATCTCTTCATAATAAGAGGCTCTAAAGTTTACAATGTTTTGTTTATTCTTATCCCTTAAAAAAGAAGCACCAGTAAAAGGAGCTATAAATGGTATAGAATTGTTTTCTATAATAGGTAATATTTTTTTTACTGTTGGAGTGCCAACATAACCATAAAATGCAAATAAATCTTTTCTCTCTAATAGTTTATTTGTATTCTCAATTGTTAGATTTGGTTCATATTTATCATCTAATGAAATTAAAGATATTTTTTTATTATTTGGTAAAATACCTTTTTCATTAACATATTTAAAGTAAGCGTTTGTACCAATCTCTACGTTATGGCCCCAGTCTTTCATAATACCAGTTTTAGGTAAAGAAGCCCCAAGTACTATATTGTTATTGTAATATTTTTGTTCATTGAAAAAATAAATCAGAAAGGCAAAAATAATAAAAATTGAAATTAAAATTTTTTTCAATACTTCTCCTTAAAAATAAGATTATACCATAATAGTAAACTTAAAATTAACAAAAATTAAAAAGTTATATAAATTTAGTAAAAAAAAGTTAACTATTTAAGCTTTAATAAAGTTTAATCATTTTAGAATGGTAA
This genomic interval from Arcobacter arenosus contains the following:
- a CDS encoding ATP-binding protein; amino-acid sequence: MIKKLLHYFDNLSFSYKSSVLLFIITGGMISIIALSQISVYSMKNDFDTLFEKRTKPIIELENIKDIYKINIYDTFYEIQQKNITIDQAKDIISLAQQLINKSWKNYKNATIDKKYEKSFITNFINDFFEINKEEDNEKILQSNLILNINEKISDLHKDINKIVQLLQRNNFVEAIFFIDKLYFEINSVNVYITNLTNYDLNLAVTEKRETQKTFNLLTTILIYSIVSVFLFSVILSVLLINNFRKLHFNLEDAVSEKTKELQELNDYLEIKIKKEVANSRKKDLIMFQQSKLASLGEMLGNIAHQWRQPLGSLMMIIQSFQTKMEFGKLSFEFVEQKTKDAVLLAENMSNTLDDFQNFFSPNKAKVKFSVKDCVLHAADLSKYILEKENIKLNIIIMNDLNIYGYYNELSHVVLNMISNSKDALKNLDKERAIKIVVKEYRQKARILIYDNGGGVEEKILPHIFEPYYTTKYKSAGTGIGLYMSKQIIEKHMNGNIKCKNVYNKINSENLEYGALFIVDIPLDNKNEGQSDD
- a CDS encoding response regulator, with product MTKERNLNILSTFNILYLEDDKSLLTHTKDILDDFVANVYAVNTSKEALEVLESKKVDVIISDILLENENGIDFLRDIKQKDVNIPIILTTAHTDTKYLLDAIKLKVENYIVKPINIKELLNTLHDILFPIVQSHEMQKNINVIKTISAVTDSKQVEVIKCIISNLDSNDELVTSYSDIMDKISISKPTLIKLFKELAEKKILTKVAHKTYKFNEDSLDLI
- a CDS encoding ABC transporter substrate-binding protein codes for the protein MKKILISIFIIFAFLIYFFNEQKYYNNNIVLGASLPKTGIMKDWGHNVEIGTNAYFKYVNEKGILPNNKKISLISLDDKYEPNLTIENTNKLLERKDLFAFYGYVGTPTVKKILPIIENNSIPFIAPFTGASFLRDKNKQNIVNFRASYYEEIDKIIEYLNTKKKIKKFAVFYQNDDYGEEGFVSTIKSLRSRDLALNGEGMYKRNTLSIKHAFSEIRDSKPEAIIMVGAYQANALFIKKAKMDPVLKDSIFCIISFGDASAIVKELNYETQNIIFSQVVPSFDNYRIEIIREYKYMMRRYYPKESLGFISLEAFLVAKSVVESIKNIKGPLSKNAFLKEWNRLPKEILRGIKLEHKKDQLSNKVYLFKYEESTFKEINKDD